From Apium graveolens cultivar Ventura chromosome 9, ASM990537v1, whole genome shotgun sequence, the proteins below share one genomic window:
- the LOC141685585 gene encoding uncharacterized protein LOC141685585 codes for MNINKNHVFGSCKVKKVKVQTLKAEFENLTMKEAESIDDFSMKLNVLVTNIWTLGETVEENYIVKKFLRAMPSKFLQITSSIEQFGDLEQMSVEEIIGSLKGHEERLRGQSKNTGGKLLLIEEEWLKRKVLRDNFCSQERSG; via the coding sequence ATGAACATCAATAAAAACCATGTGTTTGGGAGCTGTAAGGTTAAGAAGGTTAAGGTCCAAACTTTAAAGGCGGAGTTTGAAAATTTAACCATGAAGGAAGCAGAATCTATAGATGATTTTTCCATGAAGCTGAATGTTCTCGTTACTAATATTTGGACACTTGGAGAAACTGTCGAGGAAAACTATATTGTCAAGAAATTTCTCAGGGCCATGCCATCAAAGTTTTTGCAAATCACCTCTTCCATCGAACAGTTCGGTGATCTTGAACAAATGTCAGTTGAGGAGATCATTGGATCTTTAAAAGGACACGAAGAAAGGCTTCGTGGACAATCAAAAAACACTGGAGGGAAATTACTCTTGATAGAGGAAGAGTGGTTGAAAAGGAAAGTGCTGAGGGACAACTTTTGTTCACAAGAGAGGAGTGGATAA
- the LOC141684515 gene encoding gibberellin 3-beta-dioxygenase 1-like: MPARLSESFETHPVFQHNHNPYLDLKSLEELPDSHAWFSDLDKFSSGPDDLGQFNLPVIDLNDPINGRKHVVHACKTWGAFQITNHGISNQLIVKMEDAVRKLFSLPLEQKLKAERPKDGASGYGPFRISSFFPKRMWSEGFTIIGSPLQHARELWPEDYSAFCDVTEEYQNEMKKLAGKLMWIMLEALGITMEDIKWAGPNGQFEASQAALQLNSYPVCPDPDRAMGLADHTDSTLLTILHQSNQSGLQLFREEIGWVTVPPVKGALVVNIGDLLHILSNGYYPSVLHRVTVNREHHRYSMAYLYGPPNSVEISPLPKLVDPQHPPLYRAVTWSEYLGMKAKLFYNTLSSLRV, translated from the exons ATGCCTGCAAGACTTTCAGAATCTTTTGAAACTCATCCTGTTTTTCAACATAACCACAACCCATATTTGGACTTAAAGTCCCTCGAAGAGTTGCCTGATTCACATGCATGGTTTTCTGATCTAGACAAGTTTTCGTCTGGCCCAGATGATCTTGGTCAGTTCAATTTACCTGTTATCGACTTGAATGACCCGATTAATGGCCGCAAACATGTGGTCCATGCATGCAAGACATGGGGAGCTTTTCAAATAACAAACCATGGAATTTCTAATCAACTTATTGTAAAAATGGAGGATGCTGTGAGGAAGCTCTTCTCACTACCCCTCGAACAAAAACTAAAAGCTGAGCGCCCTAAAGACGGAGCTAGTGGTTATGGCCCTTTCcggatttcttctttctttccgAAACGCATGTGGTCTGAGGGCTTTACCATCATTGGTTCTCCTCTCCAACATGCTCGCGAACTTTGGCCAGAGGATTACTCTGCTTTCTG TGATGTAACAGAAGAATACCAGAATGAAATGAAAAAGCTAGCTGGAAAGCTTATGTGGATAATGCTCGAGGCACTAGGCATAACCATGGAAGACATAAAATGGGCAGGGCCAAATGGACAATTTGAGGCTTCCCAAGCTGCTTTACAGTTGAACTCGTATCCAGTTTGTCCGGATCCGGATCGGGCCATGGGTCTAGCAGATCATACAGATTCTACCCTTCTCACTATTCTACACCAAAGCAACCAAAGTGGGCTACAATTATTTCGGGAAGAAATCGGATGGGTCACTGTCCCTCCGGTTAAAGGAGCACTAGTGGTGAACATAGGTGATCTGCTCCACATACTATCAAACGGGTATTACCCGTCTGTGCTCCACCGAGTCACTGTCAATCGGGAGCATCACCGTTATTCTATGGCATACCTATATGGTCCACCAAACAGTGTCGAGATTTCGCCTCTACCAAAATTAGTGGATCCTCAGCACCCTCCTCTTTATAGGGCCGTTACATGGAGTGAATATCTTGGAATGAAAGCAAAGCTTTTTTATAACACACTATCTTCTCTTAGGGTTTGA
- the LOC141685586 gene encoding secreted RxLR effector protein 161-like encodes MGSLRYLTHTRPDISYAVGVISRFMERPTVKHQQAVKHILRYISGTVEHGLRYSRDGNKKMLAGVTDSDLGGDVVDRRSTGGMCFYLNGNLVSWASQKQRVIALSSCEVEYMAAATAACQSIWLRGLLKEISGQQIGAITLSIDNRSAIELMKNPVLHGRSKHIDVRFHFIQECIERGGLVVKHVATQEQRADILTKPLGKVKFEAMKKLIGVENLAAVETSV; translated from the coding sequence ATGGGGAGTTTACGATATCTGACTCATACGAGGCCTGACATTTCGTATGCAGTAGGTGTGATAAGCAGATTTATGGAAAGGCCCACGGTTAAACACCAGCAGGCAGTGAAACACATATTGAGGTATATTAGTGGTACAGTTGAACATGGTTTGAGGTACTCAAGAGATGGAAACAAGAAAATGTTAGCTGGGGTTACCGATAGTGATTTAGGTGGGGATGTCGTCGATAGAAGAAGTACAGGCGGTATGTGTTTTTATCTGAATGGTAATTTGGTGTCATGGGCATCACAAAAGCAGAGAGTGATTGCATTATCATCTTGTGAGGTAGAGTATATGGCTGCTGCTACTGCAGCGTGTCAAAGCATATGGCTTCGTGGTTTGTTGAAAGAAATATCTGGACAGCAAATTGGTGCAATTACATTGTCTATAGATAACCGATCAGCGATTGAACTAATGAAGAATCCGGTTTTACATGGAAGAAGCAAACATATAGACGTGCGCTTTCATTTTATTCAGGAGTGTATTGAACGAGGAGGATTGGTTGTTAAACACGTTGCTACGCAGGAACAACGAGCAGATATACTAACTAAGCCTTTGGGAAAAGTCAAGTTTGAGGCGATGAAGAAACTAATAGGCGTGGAGAATCTTGCGGCAGTGGAAACAAGTGTGTAG